The region CGGGAGCGGCCGTTGCCCGCCGGCGACATTCACCCGCCACAAGGAGAAGCGCTGCATGGACACCCCGAACCCGATGGAAGCATTGATCGGCGCGAACGGCACGAGCAGGCTCAACGGCCTCTCCCTGCTCGACCTCGACTCCATGACCGTCCGGGAACTGCGACAACACGGACTCACCCAGGCGCAGGCCGGCAGGGTCAAGGCCGCGTTCGACCTGGGACGCCAACTCCTCGAAGCCGAATCCTCCCTCCACGGAGACGCCCCCACGGTCAGCAGTCCCGAGGAGGCCTACCGTTACATGCGGCCGCGGTACGTGAACGAGTACCGGGAGCACTTCGATGTCCTGATGATGGACAACCGCAACAGGCTCATCCGTCACCACCGGGTTTCCACGGGAAGCCTTTCCGCCTCCGTTGTACACCCCCGCGAGTGCTTCCGCCCCGTCATCAGGGAGAGCGCCGCCTCGGTCATCTTTACCCATCAGCATCCCAGCGGCGATCCTGCCCCTTCTCGCGAGGACGTGGAGATCACCCACCGGCTCCGGCAGGTGGGCGAGGTGATGGGCATCCGGGTCCACGACCACGTCGTCTGCGGTCACGGCCGGTTCTTCAGCTTCAGGCAGGAAGGATTGCTGTGACCTGTCCCTGATCTGCCGTCCCGCCACCGGCCATCCATCCGACAGGCCCGCGGCGAACCGGAGCAACCGGCTCGATGCGGGCCGCCGGCGCCTTCAAGCACTTCCAGGAGGGATCATGCTCGACGTCCATACGGCGCCGGACGCATCCGCGCGCCTGCCCGTTCCCCATACGCTTCCGGCCTCTTCAGGTCCGACTGCTTCAGGCCCCCGGCCTTCCGCCCATGACGCGATCTACGACGCCGCCGGAACCCTCCTGCCGGTCCTGGAAGCCGGCCGGCCGCTCGACGCGGCCACTCTGCGCGACGCCATGACCCATGCCTTCGGCGCGGACGACGCCCGGGGCGCCTGGGTCTG is a window of Deltaproteobacteria bacterium DNA encoding:
- the radC gene encoding DNA repair protein RadC: MDTPNPMEALIGANGTSRLNGLSLLDLDSMTVRELRQHGLTQAQAGRVKAAFDLGRQLLEAESSLHGDAPTVSSPEEAYRYMRPRYVNEYREHFDVLMMDNRNRLIRHHRVSTGSLSASVVHPRECFRPVIRESAASVIFTHQHPSGDPAPSREDVEITHRLRQVGEVMGIRVHDHVVCGHGRFFSFRQEGLL